One region of Dysidea avara chromosome 1, odDysAvar1.4, whole genome shotgun sequence genomic DNA includes:
- the LOC136264171 gene encoding uncharacterized protein yields MGDSQGGKLAIFLVILIWIVTGVLSSHFRGGIFMVRPKPGGAEREVEISYHISWRRSSGGSATHCDDTTVSTRTAISGLGSFTCQYGCSGTTASLQYICTDYSSQEDWSYGEYQYEINFASTNSDNTVTIGFAGCCWVGFGWWNLSTTFSVARRSDTGLINSSPRAITAPVLRLQQGCNHTIVLAVSDPDNDIVRCRWAEGVECSGICHTSTFYGATLDSDSCTIRYEANRGTGYQAAALMIEDFMPGSSRPLSNVALQFLILIIPATEACSAQPQFIDPTLPNGVCISITPGATFTTQLTANSFSSSLSIVEFQTVSPIGTNRGQIQRTPGTNVYYVNVAWTPVASQQNQTHLFCYTALNSVGVASEQRCVLLAAGYYPPIPYQDSSLSTKQLFHPLNIAILIRFDRAVKRPSLSAHLVFYEFYSEREVHRIDTSSSSEITFNNLTVTVVPNYLFAERQTYYIIFERGVVQGIEGCGASNDPVSDKNSWVFAVTGK; encoded by the coding sequence GTAGAAATCTCTTATCATATTTCATGGAGAAGAAGCTCAGGTGGATCAGCAACACACTGTGATGATACTACAGTTTCTACTAGAACTGCAATTAGTGGTCTAGGGTCATTCACATGCCAATATGGGTGTTCAGGTACAACCGCATCATTGCAATACATTTGCACTGATTATAGCAGTCAAGAGGACTGGTCATATGGTGAATATCAATACGAAATCAATTTTGCGAGCACCAATTCTGATAATACAGTTACAATTGGCTTTGCAGGATGTTGCTGGGTGGGATTTGGCTGGTGGAATCTATCAACCACATTTTCTGTAGCAAGGAGAAGTGACACTGGATTAATCAATTCATCACCACGAGCCATTACTGCTCCAGTTCTACGTTTACAGCAGGGATGCAATCATACCATTGTTTTAGCAGTCAGTGATCCAGATAATGACATAGTTCGTTGTAGATGGGCAGAAGGAGTAGAATGTAGTGGGATTTGTCACACGTCCACATTTTATGGGGCTACTCTTGATTCTGACTCATGCACCATTAGATATGAAGCAAATAGAGGAACTGGATATCAAGCAGCAGCATTAATGATAGAAGATTTTATGCCTGGATCATCACGGCCTTTAAGCAATGTTGCTCTTCAGTTCTTGATTCTAATTATTCCTGCTACTGAAGCATGTTCTGCCCAGCCACAATTCATTGATCCTACTTTACCAAATGGAGTGTGTATATCAATTACACCAGGAGCAACTTTTACCACCCAACTAACTGCCAATAGCTTTAGTTCAAGCCTTTCAATAGTTGAATTTCAAACAGTCTCACCAATTGGTACAAACAGAGGACAGATACAGCGTACACCAGGCACTAATGTTTATTATGTTAATGTTGCATGGACACCAGTAGCATCTCAGCAAAATCAGACTCATTTATTCTGCTACACAGCTTTAAACTCTGTGGGTGTAGCTAGCGAACAACGCTGTGTTCTTCTTGCTGCTGGTTATTACCCTCCAATACCATACCAAGACAGCAGTTTATCAACTAAGCAACTATTTCATCCATTGAACATTGCAATACTTATTAGATTTGATAGAGCTGTGAAACGGCCTTCTCTATCAGCTCATCTTGTCTTTTATGAGTTCTATTCAGAGAGAGAAGTGCACAGGATTGATACTTCTTCATCATCAGAAATAACGTTTAACAATCTGACAGTAACAGTTGTACCAAATTATTTGTTCGCTGAGAGGCAGACTTATTACATTATCTTTGAAAGAGGAGTAGTACAAGGTATTGAAGGATGTGGAGCTAGCAATGATCCAGTGTCAGATAAAAACTCTTGGGTCTTTGCTGTTACAGGTAAATGA